One part of the Leucoraja erinacea ecotype New England chromosome 17, Leri_hhj_1, whole genome shotgun sequence genome encodes these proteins:
- the LOC129705462 gene encoding glutathione S-transferase P-like isoform X5, with amino-acid sequence MPGYTITYFPVRGRCSAMRMLLADQGETWSEEIVTGENWLGIKDSCVFGQLPKFQDGDFVLFQSNAILRYLGRKYGLYGNNSEESAMIDMFNDGVEDLRLKYVTLIYKDYETGKDKFVKGIADELKWFEKILENNNDGQRFIHDFLCRLQPC; translated from the exons TGCCAGGATACACAATCACATATTTTCCTGTGAGAG gGAGATGTTCGGCTATGCGAATGCTTCTGGCTGATCAAGGAGAGACGTGGAGCGAGGAAATTGTGACCGGGgagaattggcttggaataaaggaTTCTTGT GTCTTTGGGCAACTTCCAAAATTTCAAGATGGCGATTTTGTTCTCTTCCAATCCAACGCCATCTTACGATATCTTGGCCGCAAGTACG GATTATACGGGAACAATTCGGAGGAATCGGCGATGATTGACATGTTTAATGATGGAGTTGAAGATCTTCGATTAAAATACGTCACTCTGATCTATAAAGATTAC GAGACTGGAAAGGACAAGTTTGTAAAAGGCATTGCAGACGAGTTGAAATGGTTTGAGAAGATTTTGGAAAATAACAATGATGGGCAAAGATTTATACATG